The DNA segment agggattcgagcgtTAAACGcggtgcttgaactcaaaccgatggCTCGTTCGAAAGAGTGCTCGCTCCAAGATCGCCCAAGAGGTAACTTTAAAGTTATAAATAAGTTGCAAGTGTGTTCTTTTTATGAGTTTGATGCAAATAATTAAAAAGATTTATGAGAAGGTCAAATAATAAGTTCGGGAGCTGTAGAACCTGAACGGAATGGAAGGAATCGAATGAGAAAGCTCAAAAATGGAACTGCAGCGTTTCTGCAAAACagaagcccgtcgccgacgggttaacccccgtcgccgacggcatcCTATTGCCCGACGCCTAAAGTAACTGCCGACGGGAATAACCGTCCGACGGCCTTCATacgagcccgtcgccgacgggcacatagccgtcgccgacggcttgcgTAATGCCAAAACGCTGAAAATGTTTTGTTTCTCATGCTTTGTGCTACCGGTTTGTCCGAAAGCTTATTTCATGGCTACGTAGTGTCCATATAAGGCTTAATAAGTGTATGAAATCACAATTAGCGATTATAACGAGAATGGATTCGTAAGAATCAAAAGAAACGAAGCAAATGACATGAATTGGATTAAGTGAATGATGATTAATGAATAATGATATGCTGAAAGTTTTTAATTTGTATTAAACAAGAAGCATGATGTTGTGTAGATGGCTGATGCAAGAAATGTCAATGAGGATGATGACGCAACTCGGCAAGAAGCATTTAACGGTAGGGTTACGGAGGTGGCGGAAGGGGTTATGCAAGCCCATCTTCCGCGATTAGCTCAAGAGGTGGAAAGCCGGATTTTGGGAGTCGTAGATGCTATGATGACTAGCAAGATTGAAGAACTGAAAGAATTATTAGAGGGATCTAGAAACAAAGGCAAGGAACGAAGGTGCACGTATAAAGACTTCATGGCATGCCAACCCGCAACGTATGATGGTAAAATTGATCTGATTGCATGCCAAAGATGGATTTCAAATATAGAAGCGGTGTTTATTCGAAGTCGTTGTGATAACGAAGATAAGGTGATGTTCGCTACCGGCCAACTCACTTTTCAggcaaaagattggtgggatgcaCACAGTAAAGAGATAGGCGAAGAAAGGCTCCAAACAATGACCTGGCAAGAGTTTAAGGATCCTTTTATGAAATATCACTGCCCTCAGTCAGCCATTGATAAGATTCAAGAGGATTTCTTACACCTCCGACAGAAAAACGAAACGATAAACGAGATATCGAACATTTtcttggataagatgaagttttgtggAGAGTTTGTGCAAACTGAAAGGATGAAGATTAATCGCTTTTATGGGGTGTTAAAGGCAGAATTTAGGGAGTTCATCACTCCCTCGAAGTGTGAGACTCTTGATGAGCTAATCAATCTAGCGCGGGATAGAGAAATCGAAATCAAGAGGCAAGAAGAGCGTGGAGAAAAGAGGCCAAATGAAAAAGGTGGAAGTTCGACCCCGGTCAAAAAGGGGAAGTATCAAGAGCAAGGAAGAAAAGATAAGTCGAAGAGTGGTATCACGCCGTGCAAGACTTGTGGAAAGCTTCATACGGGGGAATGCTTGTTAGGCAAGAAAGGGTGTTACAAATGTGGTAAGGAAGGGCACTCGTCTTATCAGTGTCCAAACAACCCGAAGACTTGCTTTAATTGTTTTGAAAAAGGGCATGTTAAATCGGAATGCCCAAAACTTCAGCAAGAGTCAAAGAAAGaagataagaagcaagagggttCTAGAGCGAAAGGGATGGTGTTCCAAATTACATCCGAAGAAGCCAAGTCTCACCCGAATGTGATTTCAGGTATCTTTTTATTAAACTCCATACCGGTTTATGTTCTATTCGATACTGGAGCTACCATGTCATTTATTTCGAATGAAATCATACAACATCCGTCCTTTAAGATCGAACGAATGTCAATGCCTCTAGAAGTAGAAATAGCTGATAGTAAGATCTATAAGCTACATGAGATATGTAGGAAATGTAAATTCATAATGGAAGATGAGGAATTCGAAATTGATCTCATACCTATGGTTCTAGGGGAATTTAAAatgatagtgggaatggattggttggcaCGTCACCGGGTAGAAATAGATTGTGAAAATAAAATAATGTCTATTCAAGCCCCAAGTGGAAGGCAATTGAGTATTCAAGGGGAAAGAAACGTAGAAACCAAATTGTGTAACCTTATCCAAGCCTTTAAATACATACGTAATGGAGATAGAGCATACCTGGCTTATGTGGTAGACGCTCAGCAAATTCTCCCGAAGCTTGAAGAAGTTGAGGTAGTGAATGAATTTCCggatgtgtttccggaagaaTTGCCGGGACTCCCTCCCGAAAGAGAAATAGAATTTCGCATCGAATTAAACCCGGGTGCAAAGCCAGTTGCGAAGGCTCCCTATAGACTCGCTCCCACCGAGATGCGGGAGTTAATGACACAATTACAAGATCTTCTAGATAAGGGCTTCATACGCCCaagtgtgtcgccttggggagcacccgttctatttgttaaaaagaaggacgggtcgatgcgtatgtgcatcgactatagggaattaaacaagctgaccataaagaaccgctaccctctacctagaattgacgacctttttgatcaattacaaggggcgagttggttctccaagatagacttgCGTTCGGGGTACCATCAAGTCAGAGTGAGGGAAGAGGATATTCCAAAGACTGCGTTTAGAACCCGTTACGGGCACTATGAATTTTTAGTCATGTCTTTTGGATTGACGAACGCGCCGGCTgcgtttatggatcttatgaaccgggtgTGCCGACCCATGTTAGACAAATCGGTAATCGTGTTCATAGATGATATCTTAGTCTATTTGCGAAGCAAAGCTGAACATGCAAGGCACTTGCGTGAAGTACTCAAAATTCTCCGCAAGGAGAAACTTtacgcaaaattttcaaaatgtgcctTTTGGCTCAGAGAGGTGCAATTCCTGGGTCACGTGATCAATGCGGAAGGTGTTTTAGTTGATCCTTCAAAGATTGATGCTGTAATGAAGTGGGTCTCTCCGAAGAACCCAACAGAGATAAGAAGTTTTTTTGGGCCTTGCCGGGTACTATAGAAGGTTTATACAGGATTTTTCGAAGATAGCCCTACCCTTAACAAAACTaacaagaaagaaagagaagtttgTGTGGGGTAAAGATCAGGAGGAGGCTTTTCAAATGTTAAAGGAGAAACTATCCCGTCCTCCGGTTCTGACATTACCGGATGGAACTGAAGACTTGGTGGTCTATTCAGACGCTTCACACCAGGGATTAGGCTGCGTCTTGATGCAAAGGGGAAGAGTCATCGCTTATGCTTCAAGACAACTGAAGCCGCATGAAGTAAACTACCCGACTCACGATCTAGAATTGGCAGCGGTAGTGTTCgccttgaagatttggagacattatttgtacggcaCGAGATGCACTATTTACTCTGATCATAAAAGCCTCAAGTATCTTTTCGAgcagaaagatttaaatatgaggcaacggaGATGGCTGGAACTTATCaaggattatgattgtgatattctTTATCACCCGGGAAAAGCAAACGTGGTAGCCGATGCGTTAAGCCGAAGAGAGTATCCGTCTCCTCTTCGTGTAAAGTCCATGAAGATGATTGTTACGCCACGATTACTTGAATTGGTACGTGAATCTCAAATAAAGTCGCTTGGAGCGGAAGACTTAAAGAAGGAAAGACTAAAAGGTGTAATCGATAAATTAGAAGAAAATTCGACCGGACTCAAAACGCGATTCGGCCGAATTTGGATACCCCGATTCTGTGAAGTCAAGACTGCTCTACTCGACGAGGCACATAAGTTGTAACAACCCtcacaaaaattaatatttagtatgataattatgcaataaggaaaccctaattaagttagtatgattaattaatcagttaatcaatattaattaagctaacaagattaattaagctaaataaggtctattaaaaatagatatatatgaggtcgtataagaacgtttaatattaataataaaatatattatttttttttccttactccgtttttaatgaaacttaggttaaaacgtagataaaaatatgctcgttctaaagacatattcgtcgttttataaaacgttatattttaaaagttatacaagaaaaacgagttaagcagctgaaataaaataactaagctagctagctagcacgtcaagctagctagcaagcacgtcacttatcccacatcgaccagaaATTGAGCTGCCtgcctgcttgctataaataagaagcttaagattcatttttctttgctcatttcttttcttcttctctctatacgttggtgttctaaccaataattactcgatcgctattacgattgaGTTTCCGGGATTaatatatccaaggaatgcctaagtgccgcccacattgggctatgctttatcgttgtcgataattcgataatgagccgaagcattgtactttgtcgttgtcgataattcgatatacgagttgaagtactatactttgtcgtttgtcattttgataaatgagctgaagtattgcacttggacattcattgtaaaAAAATtaatctcggggaattatcgtaactgctgtattggtcattaacccggtttttgtgaaattcgttaaggttcgaatctcatgattACCGTTAAgggttgatttgggttttacaccaatacgtattccattctgtcaAACTATATATTTAACTACCAAGAATACTctcaactacacccttacaatcaaacaaactattaaatcatcagaggATCCAGAATAATAAAATGCATGGTTAATTATCAGAAgaaatagaatcaagaagtttgttaactcaatcctgcatactgattgtgagtcattctctttttatcaactattttacaatactccaaatcatttttcagagttataattacagtgattaagtttatgtaatcaccaaattacagccggtatgtggggtattgtgcacagtattgttattattgtttccttcacattaggtgggcgagcctaattgtgacatacgtcactcattgggccagccaatggtgatatgaccacagtcacagagctggtctgtgacaaatacctattcttgaaatgttggttgataataaacatatgtaaaaactcttaatactgtaaattataacaaatgtgtcattttcagtaaaatgaatgaactcactcagtatttcccgctgacaaaacctttttaaaacgcgtttcaggtaattacagtagattggagtaaggattggatccggcactaaaagacttcaaggagtggcttattttattaattaaatcaacttaagaaatattgttttcattaaaagctacctttgtaaaacttggaatttattccatctttttaaataaaatccggtgtttctaaactctgatacttttcctaactcacggtcctgatgaaatttccgctgcaatgtttttttaaaataatcaccggtaccactggactgctcacggcaccgattccggctagatgaggtcgggggtcgtgacagaaggtggtatcagagctaagccactgctttaagcctatatgtgttgtgataacaatacttaaataaaagagttaggagattgctattaactggtagcacatctgatagaatttagacttgaacataagaaaagatgccttagtataaactaagccacttgtttaagagcaactaggtgttataataataatacctaagcttaaacggaaagttagaaacttaatattatctgataacattctgaatgatatttagacttgaacttaagaattttgccttaaaataaactttaaggtaaattacttatataagtataatgtaatgaatactggtatgtcataagaatgacggttagcaggcaatagcacttaattgctatttattcttgcttattgatattatttggtctagaataagatatgttatgggaatacaaatttccttgattctggataaaagtcctaataaaagagacacttttaaaatcttgaaaagatactatttatgggaaatagaaaattttctccggtaaaactgggtatagagtagcagactctccagcttgtccggatatattgaggttacctctccggcgcgaaccgggtaagatggggtatataaaatgtcaaacaagtgacaagatttccctaaataagtatcatggcctgatatcagacttgtttttttttttaaaataagaatctgttaaatacattaaccttataaagggtatgtatattacagcatgtgaaaaatatgattatatagatatgtatatctacaagaaatttcaaaagccacaacaattgataattaaggataaagcacaagtatgtgtgtcaataataaatctagattcctttatcaaaaatctcttacctatatcgatatcaaacattatttcgtttgatcatctacctcgtaactcatgcaacaaaataatactggaaacccactaagttgggacaccatcaaaaatataagaattaccaatacattaccataaattattaacgccataaattatAAACGCAAGTAAAAAGCATgtcaagttgtgctaatgcacaagaaaacataTGAAACTTgaaattatacgtccacagacgtcaaagtttatcacacacaacttccaaggcaagacctttgaaaaatataaattaggcacgatgacaccaatattaattccgtcggtaaaagtactactaatcaaaaagcggtattttgccacatgattttacaaaacaatcaaaatctcgctgaggtacgttggaacaatatttcacaaacatcggtacATAGTTTAatctgagtcataattattagtactacaaaagaagtcatatagttttgcacattccctatttcatttcacttcattcgacattctctgataatgtcattaaataaataagttatcacacgaaatttcagataaagttcttatatttccttcgttgcaattctgacttctgcctataaataagttgactttcatgtttctacttcttttaatgatcatcataccataaagatttctttcatagtagcaaatatcaATTCATTTCTTGGAAAATCCACacgatacacatgcactatttgttgcacatgtggttcatttgagttacgAAGACCATAGGAAAGTTCCAtcccaatttgttgttttatcaaaagttcaaatatcgttccgctatacttgatctttgcattgtaaaccgcgtttttacaacacaatgactctttaatatcgaatcaatgaatttattgaaaaactcgattttcttttgaaaggGATACATGGTTTCTTTGTGATCATGTTTGAACtttcttattaaaactcgttttatccaaacccagttaacttgctcgcaatacgtactcaattcgaagtcccatatgatggattgaaaccatcatattcaaaatagtcctaaCAAGCACTTCAAATCTCTTGAACCATaatatgcttgtttagtcttcgaattcatcaaatcatctctttgatcacgatcactttgtgatgatattttcacaaaattgaagattacgctaatctaagatttaattatttatttatattaaatccgctttattgatttattttataaaagcaatcttaacacaattatgtgctaagataatgatccaccatttcatgtcctaaattccgtagtccttacaaccaatcgagcctttcgtgatatttcttaccttatcatcattaatcgaaaaacattgtataaacttaattgattatatatagaaacttacaatatagtatttctgtaattaaaatttttgctaaaaccattaaggtaaagaaattatatttttacgtataaaattttgtttaaaatatattctcatttaagtttatgcatttattattggtaattaatattagttttattattagtaataatatattgaTAGTAAtagtgttaatattatttttagatactagagttattattatgggcatgtattgaatagcctagccttaattaggcatggactggccacctatgcttaaacaaggcagcactaatcGATATCtgaccatgataatgactagttaataaACTAAGTCAGCAtacttaattaataaatttcaattatgtcacaccccaaccgatggcggaatcatcggggcgcggcactgagcgaaacagattgttcagaagtttccacaacaactatcatacaattcagttatataacacgtcccataccgtgtcccaaataataacaagttatcatagaaatcaactaaacaatatgggaactgttccgacaactcaaattcttaattattacagaccgaatttaaatattgttttaagactcctagacggctatccgtaaatcttactgactacaagtgccagtgcaagatctacagataattatggccctggagcaggtacgtggacactgtcctaaggtcacgggctcctagaagcttattattgcctcgctttcctagcacgctagtagcttaaacacctgtcacatacgttaaaataaaagtcaatacatataatgtaaaggtgagtacacaagtttgatatagcatatagagttcgaatagtttacgcataaccaagcacgtacacaagggcaaacgatgcatgtaaattatcaacatgggaccatcgataccaacgacttcgagttgactgtccgagacagttcgcaatacatgattaccactgtaatccatgcaagtaattgtccttagcaacccccgtgtgaacgggtgctgagtccaaactatagtactacgttgctaaagcaggcagatagcactccacgtgtaaacataataaacatcaatcatttagacaagtaatacatgcaagtaggttagcgttcaaatagtttgtgttgttcgtgaatttgatagattacgtatgtaacacccaaaagtgctgaaagcaaaaagggatcgagtatactcacagtggttggtcgtggattgaagggagcactgagaataggttagcctgaatagttcgataacacaacgatgagtaacgcggaaaagtaaacaatgtacttggatcgagtaggccattcgatcggacagcagttcgatcgagtgggctgttcgattggtttgaaagtccgttcgaacatccgttcgatcggccggctggctcgatcggctggttccttcaagtggattgtttcttcctttgatgtgaaggatgtgtttgtgtatgatggtttgtactacctctcaagttggccgatcgaacagctgttcgatcggttagcccaaccgatcggttagcattccattgtttttcaaatatgtcactcgatcggctggcatgctcgatcgggtgacatcccaatgtttcgaaaagtctaagtgttttgaagtatagtatctcatgattcgagcagtaatgtttacaatcgagtggcgtagtcgatcgaacagtacctcgtcaatactacacttttgtgagtttgtgggactaagtgctagtcgatcggttagcctagtcgatcggctggcatagtcgttcggttgggctgttcgatcgaacagcctagccgttcggccagctactcgatttggttaacctatcacttaacacttggttattcccgttgtttgttgatgttttagagatgttttgactacgagttgaaccacaaaactgaagtccccacttagcctactgactcgagcaggaatcacccaagctcggccagaggcggtttggaacctaagtttaacgtttaacccgaaatcggtatatctctcggtagaacccgaatcttgaaccatgtgtttgtttagattgatttgtaaatcggttcaagtctcgttttcacctttttgagtgtaaaagagttgaaagatagatgaaaacccatcttccaatccttttccaccgtggaatgttaagatctttggaagattttaggttattgatgtggaaatcggctagatctagcttattcatggttgaatgaagtcaagaacatgaagttcttgatgaacaccaagaacaccatgatgacatcactcaagaacacctagatcttggtgatttcatggatgaaattcagattttgaaagatagaaagatggagaatcgattaatgaacaaaaacgtacaaggattagagcgaaatacttaccggtttgagagaaatctgagatttagtgaggagaagaggctggtcggtcagagcttttccaaaagtggaaaggttgacaaagacagccctatttataggcttccaaaagaggaaagggtcagctgatcgaacagcatccctgatcgagcagctgtccgatcgaacagtctgttcgatcggctagcctgttcgatcaggttgtcCTGTTCGAttggctagcctgttcgatcaggttgccctgttcgattggctagcctgttcgatcaggttgccctgatcgatcggcttgcctggttttgagtgtttcgcgacgatttctgatatttcgagttcgatgaacgatgatttgaggatgatagaattcctaatcaaattacttttagtcctaactactatatctaacatacaagcatccttacaaccatttcgggttcgatttccattgagtttgattcacctttgagtcttgattgatttgattgattcaccacacactttaacataaaaagtaaacatgcacaagtaacacataaggcacacacacacgtataagaagtactaaaatccccacacttgagcttgatggttgatttgatttgcttgattattgattgactagctttattgcgttgttacttcctatcattcacagtcggtcgttgattcacagttcgattatcggtcgattagtttgattatacaacacttactccaaataataagaaaatcaaaatgaaactaaaatgaaatcaatctttattaatctttaattccaataacagtcaacacttgactttgactttgacttttggaaaacacggggtgttacagtctcccctcctttagggaatttcgtcccgaaattaggccgagaaccgtacatcgccgtgtgatttcaccaatttgatgcttcagatctatctgaacaactgcgggtacttggccttcatgtcactttcgagttcccaagtgaactccgcgcctcgtttgccttcccatcgtacttttacaataggaatgcgagagcgtctgagttgcttggtctgtcggtccatgatttcgacaggcttttccacgaagtgtagcgtctcattgacctgaagatcgtcgagtggtattattgcgtcgtggtcggcaacgcattttcgaaggtttgaaatatggaaagtcgggtggacattgctgagttcctccggtaattcgagtttgtaggcaactttaccgatcctttccagaatcttaaaaggtccaacaaatcgaggcgcaagtttccctcttttgccgaatcggactactcccttccaaggcgatacctttaggagcacgtagtcgccaactgcaaattcgcggggcctgcgtcgtttatcggcgtacatcttttgtctgtcccgggcctttaccaaattttcccttatctggtggatcttgtcagtcgtttcttgcagaatctcgggcccagtcaattgtgaatgaccgacctcgtgccatacaataggcgagcgacatctcctaccatacaaggcttcgaaaggtgccatttcgatgctggagtgatagctattattgtacgaaaattcgaccaatggtaggtgtttgct comes from the Helianthus annuus cultivar XRQ/B chromosome 4, HanXRQr2.0-SUNRISE, whole genome shotgun sequence genome and includes:
- the LOC118491625 gene encoding uncharacterized protein LOC118491625 encodes the protein MADARNVNEDDDATRQEAFNGRVTEVAEGVMQAHLPRLAQEVESRILGVVDAMMTSKIEELKELLEGSRNKGKERRCTYKDFMACQPATYDGKIDLIACQRWISNIEAVFIRSRCDNEDKVMFATGQLTFQAKDWWDAHSKEIGEERLQTMTWQEFKDPFMKYHCPQSAIDKIQEDFLHLRQKNETINEISNIFLDKMKFCGEFVQTERMKINRFYGVLKAEFREFITPSKCETLDELINLARDREIEIKRQEERGEKRPNEKGGSSTPVKKGKYQEQGRKDKSKSGITPCKTCGKLHTGECLLGKKGCYKCGKEGHSSYQCPNNPKTCFNCFEKGHVKSECPKLQQESKKEDKKQEGSRAKGMVFQITSEEAKSHPNVISGIFLLNSIPVYVLFDTGATMSFISNEIIQHPSFKIERMSMPLEVEIADSKIYKLHEICRKCKFIMEDEEFEIDLIPMVLGEFKMIVGMDWLARHRVEIDCENKIMSIQAPSGRQLSIQGERNVETKLCNLIQAFKYIRNGDRAYLAYVVDAQQILPKLEEVEVVNEFPDVFPEELPGLPPEREIEFRIELNPGAKPVAKAPYRLAPTEMRELMTQLQDLLDKGFIRPIMSFGLTNAPAAFMDLMNRVCRPMLDKSVIVFIDDILVYLRSKAEHARHLREVLKILRKEKLYAKFSKCAFWLREVQFLGHVINAEGVLVDPSKIDADFSKIALPLTKLTRKKEKFVWGKDQEEAFQMLKEKLSRPPVLTLPDGTEDLVVYSDASHQGLGCVLMQRGRVIAYASRQLKPHEVNYPTHDLELAAVVFALKIWRHYLYGTRCTIYSDHKSLKYLFEQKDLNMRQRRWLELIKDYDCDILYHPGKANVVADALSRREYPSPLRVKSMKMIVTPRLLELVRESQIKSLGAEDLKKERLKGVIDKLEENSTGLKTRFGRIWIPRFCEVKTALLDEAHKL